The Prunus persica cultivar Lovell chromosome G8, Prunus_persica_NCBIv2, whole genome shotgun sequence genome includes a region encoding these proteins:
- the LOC18766240 gene encoding uncharacterized protein C6C3.02c: protein MARRSGGRSARPAPAPRHAPARNPPQTVKQAPPPAPVQGGGGGILSGIGSTIVQGIGFGTGSAVAHRAVDAVMGPRTIQHETVVSEAAAAAPAPISSSMSGSDACSNHSKAFQDCVNHFGSDISKCQFYMDMLSECKKNSASGMLSA, encoded by the exons ATGGCTCGCCGATCAGGAG GTCGTTCTGCCCGTCCAGCTCCAGCTCCTCGTCATGCACCAGCACGCAACCCTCCTCAGACAG TCAAACAAGCTCCTCCTCCGGCTCCAGTTCagggtggaggtggtggaatTCTCTCAGGAATTGGATCAACCATAGTTCAAG GTATTGGTTTTGGGACTGGAAGTGCTGTGGCACACAGGGCCGTTGATGCTGTGATGGGTCCTCGCACTATTCAACATGAAACTGTAGTCTCTgaggctgctgctgctgctccaGCACCCATTTCTAGCAGCATGAGTGGTTCTGATGCCTGCAGTAATCACTCCAAGGCCTTCCAAGAT TGTGTCAACCACTTTGGAAGTGATATCAGCAAGTGCCAGTTCTACATGGATATGCTGTCTGAGTGCAAGAAGAACTCTGCCTCCGGCATGTTGAGTGCCTAA